Proteins found in one Colius striatus isolate bColStr4 unplaced genomic scaffold, bColStr4.1.hap1 scaffold_35, whole genome shotgun sequence genomic segment:
- the LOC133629236 gene encoding LOW QUALITY PROTEIN: uncharacterized protein LOC133629236 (The sequence of the model RefSeq protein was modified relative to this genomic sequence to represent the inferred CDS: substituted 1 base at 1 genomic stop codon) — MGRSRSTPLSLTLAHWAKVKARGQNLSLIIKKGDWQNYCESEWPTFKVGWPRSGTFDIHTIRAVRMTIFASIGGHPDQEPYITVWEDLVMYPPDWVRPFLPNDEIRVLAPNNGGDYEKLKEPSPKTKVYPEVEGPPEWTPPVSTSIPTAPPTGPRSPDEGIPVPYNPGGWEEGPYTGTRSKRGITPEGPDSTVALPLRAVGPAPTEPDELQPLQYWPFSSSDLYNWKANNPSFSENSAALIGLVESLMYSHQPTWDDCQQLLQTLFTTEEREQIFSEARKTLQEGQPGQPPRTGMEVEALFPVARPQWDYNTAAGRERLSIYRRALVAGLRGAARKPTNLAKVREIMQGPNEPPSVFLERIMEAYRIYTPFDPESRGQRASVIMSFIGQAAPDIKRKLQHVEGLQDYTLQDIVKEAEKVFHKRETEEEKWEREKNEREKEEIRRQKRQDKNLTRILTTVMAEGKRQGERQAKGGRDLGDNGRNKGPRRLGKDQCAFCKEHGHWARECPKKKGKRVLTLEEDEDXWGQGPEPLPEPRITLNVEGTPVNFLIDTGAEYSVLKTSLGTVTNKQTMVIGATGRKEYRWSTNRTIDLGTNQVSHSFLLIPECPTPLLGRDLLTKMKAQISFTSAGPEIALAGGKPKTCVLSLHLGEEYRLYQNPKENLDNLEKWLKQYPKAWAETRGMGEAVNIPPIVIELQSSATPISVKQYPLSKEAVAGIRPHIDKLVQQGILVPCKSPWNTALLPVKKPGTGDYRPVQDLREVNKRVLTLHPTVPNPYNLLSSLPPDRTWYTVLDLKDAFFCLRLHPMSQLIFAFEWRDPESGRVGQLTWTRLPQGFKNSPTLFDEALHRDLAIFRAQNPQVTLLQYVDDLLLVASTKESCLVGTRRLLVELGRLGYRVSAKKAQICRKEVTYLGYALKDGKRWLTEARKKAILQIPTPSTSRQVREFLGTAGFCRLWILGFASLAEPLYPLTKNKGEFVWGKEQEEAFTNIKKALLSSPALTLPDLTKPFTLFVDERKGVARGVLTQRLGPWKRPVAYLSKKLDPVASGWPACLKTVAATAVLVKDSDKLTFGQPITIIAAHSLESIIRQPPDRWLTNARMTYYQSLLLTERIKFAPPAILNPVTLMPEARESDQPLHECQEVLVEEVGVRADLTDQPMEGTPSWFTDGSSYLLEGKRKAGAAVVDGKRVVWASSLPEGTSAQKAELVALVQALRLAEGKVINIFTDSRYAFATAHVHGAIYRQRGLLTSAGKEIKNKEEILNLLEAVHLPKKMAIIHCPGHQKGDDWVARGNRMADTTAKEAALEAMILPVKLDDKQAGEEKEETNLSAEEGKAYIDKMHRLTHLGTEKLITLAKKSRYKVPDLRKTVERIVQNCEACAFTNAGHTKGTQGKRLRGDRPGAYWEVDFTEVKPARYGNKYLLVFVDTFSGWVEAYPTRNETALVVAKKILEEIFPRFGIPKVIGSDNGPAFVAQVSQGVARQLGINWKLHCAYHPQSSGQVERMNRTLKETLTKLVAETGGRDWTVFLSLALFRVRNTPGPTGLTPYEILYGSPPPLTEIVGTDEPVVPSLTLAARLKALEVVRKEVWEQLKNLYDPGEVSMPHSFQVGDKVLIRRHRSETLEPRWKGPYVVLLTTPTAVKVDGITAWVHSANVKRAPGDIQKDDWVVEKTDNPLKLRVFRKPNRNT, encoded by the exons ATGGGGCGGTCCCGATCCACCCCTCTGTCATTAACATTGGCACATTGGGCAAAAGTAAAAGCACGAGGGCAAAACCTGTCTCTTATTATCAAGAAGGGGGATTGGCAAAATTATTGCGAAAGTGAATGGCCAACCTTTAAAGTAGGATGGCCGCGGTCAGGTACCTTTGACATCCATACCATACGGGCAGTCCGAATGACTATTTTCGCCTCAATAGGAGGCCATCCTGACCAAGAACCGTATATCACAGTATGGGAAGACTTGGTGATGTATCCGCCGGACTGGGTCCGACCATTTCTTCCAAATGATGAAATAAGAGTCCTAGCCCC CAATAATGGAGGAGATtatgaaaaattgaaagaaccAAGCCCTAAGACCAAGGTATATCCAGAGGTCGAAGGACCTCCTGAATGGACTCCACCTGTATCCACATCTATACCCACCGCCCCCCCAACTGGACCCCGGTCCCCAGACGAGGGAATACCTGTGCCGTATAACCCGGGGGGTTGGGAAGAAGGACCCTATACCGGTACCAGGAGTAAACGGGGGATAACGCCTGAGGGACCAGACTCCACTGTAGCCTTACCACTCCGGGCGGTGGGGCCAGCCCCCACAGAGCCAGATGAGTTACAACCGTTACAGTACTGGCCCTTTTCGTCCTCCGATTTGTacaactggaaagcaaataacccttctttttctgagaactCTGCTGCCCTCATAGGACTAGTCGAATCCCTGATGTACTCCCATCAGCCCACATGGGACGACTGCCAGCAGTTACTTCAAACACTTTTCACCACAGAGGAGCGAGAACAAATCTTCTCGGAGGCACGAAAAACCCTACAGGAAGGCCAACCAGGCCAACCCCCTCGAACAGGAATGGAAGTGGAAGCGTTGTTCCCAGTAGCGCGACCGCAATGGGactataatacagcagcaggtagggaacGACTGTCCATATACCGCCGGGCTCTGGTAGCAGGACTAAGAGGGGCAGCCAGGAAACCTACCAATCTGGCAAAGGTGAGAGAAATTATGCAGGGGCCTAATGAACCACCCTCGGTGTTCCTAGAACGTATCATGGAGGCCTATCGTATTTATACCCCGTTTGATCCTGAATCTAGGGGACAGCGGGCCTCCGTTATCATGTCCTTCATCGGACAAGCTGCACCAGACATAAAACGAAAACTGCAGCATGTCGAGGGATTGCAGGATTACACCCTGCAAGATATTGttaaagaggctgagaaagtgTTCCATAAAAGGGAAACCgaggaagaaaagtgggagagggaaaagaatgagagagagaaggaagaaatacgGAGACAAAAGAGACAGGATAAGAATTTAACAAGAATACTTACTACAGTAATGGCCGAAGGGAAACGTCAAGGGGAAAGACAGGCGAAAGGAGGAAGGGACCTGGGCGACAATGGCAGGAATAAGGGACCCAGAAGACTGGGAAAAGATCAATGTGCGTTCTGCAAGGAACATGGGCATTGGGCCCGTGAATGCCccaagaaaaagggaaagagagtgcTAACcctggaggaagatgaagattaATGGGGTCAGGGCCCGGAACCCCTCCCCGAGCCTAGGATAACGTTAAATGTGGAGGGGACCCCAGTAAATTTTTTGATTGATACTGGGGCAGAATATTCCGTACTGAAAACCTCATTAGGGACTGTAACTAACAAACAGACCATGGTAATTGGAGCAACAGGTCGAAAAGAATACCGCTGGAGCACTAATCGAACTATTGACTTGGGAACTAACCAAGTATcccattcttttttgttaatacCCGAGTGCCCTACCCCCCTCCTCGGACGAGACCTGTTAACAAAAATGAAGGCTCAGATAAGCTTTACTTCTGCTGGCCCTGAGATCGCCCTTGCAGGCGGAAAGCCAAAAACATGCGTATTGTCTCTGCACTTGGGGGAGGAATATAGACTATACCAAAACCCCAAGGAGAACCTGGATAACCTTGAAAAGTGGCTCAAGCAGTATCCGAAGGCATGGGCCGAAACTAGGGGCATGGGGGAAGCGGTGAACATCCCTCCCATAGTGATCGAGCTACAATCAAGTGCCACCCCAATAAGCGTAAAACAATACCCATTGTCAAAAGAGGCAGTAGCAGGGATACGACCTCACATCGACAAGCTTGTACAACAAGGGATTCTTGTGCCTTGTAAATCTCCCTGGAACACAGCACTCCTGCCGGTAAAGAAACCTGGGACTGGGGATTATCGGCCAGTACAGGACTTGCGGGAAGTCAACAAAAGAGTCCTTACCTTACATCCTACGGTACCCAACCCATATAATCTCTTAAGCTCTCTTCCCCCAGATCGTACCTGGTATACAGTCCTTGACCTAAAggatgcatttttctgcttgcgACTGCATCCAATGAGCCAGTTGATTTTCGCTTTCGAGTGGAGAGATCCTGAAAGTGGGAGAGTGGGTCAACTCACGTGGACAAGATTACCACAAGGATTTAAGAATTCTCCTACCTTGTTTGATGAAGCCCTCCACAGGGACCTGGCAATTTTCCGGGCACAGAACCCACAGGTAACTTTACTCCAATATGTAGATGACCTCCTACTCGTGGCGTCCACCAAAGAGAGCTGCCTGGTGGGAACTCGCAGACTACTGGTTGAACTTGGAAGGTTGGGGTACCGTGTCTCAGCAAAGAAGGCACAAATCTGCCGGAAAGAGGTAACCTATCTGGGATATGCTCTAAAGGATGGAAAAAGGTGGCTGACGGAAGCCCGAAAGAAGGCCATCTTGCAGATCCCCACCCCGTCAACCTCTCGACAGGTGCGTGAGTTCCTGGGAACGGCGGGGTTCTGTCGCCTTTGGATACTTGGGTTTGCTAGCTTGGCCGAACCACTATATCCACTCaccaaaaacaaaggagaattcGTATGGGgaaaagagcaggaagaggCCTTCACCAACATAAAGAAGGCGCTGTTAAGTTCCCCTGCTCTGACGTTACCTGACCTCACCAAACCATTTACTCTGTTCGTGGATGAGCGAAAGGGAGTGGCCCGGGGTGTATTAACACAGAGACTCGGACCCTGGAAGCGGCCAGTGGCATACTTGTCAAAGAAATTAGACCCCGTGGCCAGTGGATGGCCTGCCTGCCTTAAAACAGTGGCTGCCACCGCAGTCTTGGTAAAAGACTCTGATAAACTTACTTTTGGACAACCAATTACAATCATTGCAGCCCACTCCCTGGAAAGCATTATTCGGCAACCTCCTGACCGGTGGTTAACAAATGCCAGGATGACTTACTATCAGAGTCTGTTACTAACTGAACGTATTAAGTTTGCCCCTCCAGCCATCCTGAACCCAGTCACACTGATGCCTGAAGCAAGAGAGAGTGACCAGCCTCTCCATGAATGCCAAGAGGTTCTAGTCGAAGAAGTGGGTGTTCGCGCAGACCTAACTGACCAGCCTATGGAAGGAACCCCCTCGTGGTTCACCGATGGGAGCAGCTACCTGTTGGAAGGAAAGCGAAAGGCTGGCGCAGCCGTAGTGGACGGGAAACGGGTCGTGTGGGCTAGCTCGTTGCCAGAGGGGACCTCTGCCCAAAAAGCCGAACTAGTAGCCCTCGTACAGGCCCTGAGGTtggctgaaggaaaagtgattaacatatttaccGATAGCAGATACGCCTTCGCAACAGCCCACGTCCATGGGGCAATATACAGACAGAGGGGGCTCTTGACATCGGCGGGGAAGGAAAttaagaacaaagaggaaattttaaatCTCCTAGAAGCCGTACATCTCCCCAAAAAGATGGCCATCATACATTGCCCAGGGCATCAAAAAGGAGATGACTGGGTTGCAAGAGGGAATCGAATGGCAGACACAACTGCCAAAGAGGCCGCACTAGAGGCCATGATACTCCCAGTAAAACTTGACGACAAACaggcaggggaagaaaaggaagaaacaaacctgtccgctgaggaagggaaagctTACATCGATAAAATGCACCGACTTACGCATTTGGGGACTGAAAAACTTATcacactagcaaaaaaatcacgCTACAAGGTCCCGGACCTACGGAAAACCGTGGAACGCATCGTACAAAATTGCGAGGCATGTGCCTTTACAAATGCAGGACATACTAAAGGAacccaaggaaagagactgagaggagatcgaCCAGGAGCATATTGGGAAGTAGACTTTACAGAAGTAAAGCCTGCCCGGTACggtaacaaatatttgttagtGTTTGTAGATACCTTCTCTGGATGGGTCGAAGCATACCCTACAAGGAACGAAACAGCACTAGTAGTCGCAAAAAAGatcctggaagagatttttccccGGTTCGGTATTCCCAAGGTAATCGGGTCAGACAATGGACCTGCCTTTGTCGCCCAGGTAAGTCAGGGAGTAGCCAGACAATTGGGGATTAACTGGAAGCTCCATTGTGCATACCACCCTCAAAGTTCAGGacaggtagaaaggatgaataggACCTTGAAAGAAACTTTAACTAAATTAGTAGCGGAGACCGGCGGGAGGGATTGGACAGTCTTTCTCTCCCTCGCTCTGTTTAGGGTTCGAAACACCCCAGGACCCACGGGGCTCACCCCTTATGAAATCTTGTATGGGAGTCCCCCTCCTCTGACAGAAATAGTGGGGACTGATGAACCTGTTGTGCCCTCTCTTACTCTTGCAGCACGCCTAAAAGCATTGGAAGTAGTTAGAAAAGAAGTTTGGGAACAGTTGAAGAACCTCTACGACCCGGGCGAGGTGTCGATGCCCCATTCGTTCCAGGTCGGAGACAAAGTTCTGATTAGACGACACCGATCAGAGACGCTCGAACCTCGGTGGAAGGGACCGTATGTGGTATTGTTAACAACTCCCACCGCTGTAAAAGTCGATGGGATTACTGCGTGGGTACATTCAGCGAATGTAAAAAGGGCACCTGGAGATATACAAAAGGATGATTGGGTGGTGGAAAAGACTGATAATCCTCTTAAGCTTCGTGTGTTTCGGAAACCAAACCGAAACACCTAG